In Duganella zoogloeoides, a single genomic region encodes these proteins:
- a CDS encoding glycosyltransferase family 2 protein: MITVLSIILCAVLALLAIPVLVLLVQSLLAAKPAGPGPAMTGRRPRVAVLVPAHNEQDGIGATLATLLPQMLAGDRVLVVADNCSDNTAGAARAAGAEVRERHHAEQRGKGYALDFGVQCLAEDPPEVMLIVDADCLVEPGAIDRLARTALASGRPVQALYLMRSPAGSGPMKKIAEFAWTVKNLVRPLGFLRLGIPCPLMGSGMAFPWSVISTASLANGHIVEDMKLGMDLTRAGTPPLFCPYVLVSSTFPSSDAGTQSQRRRWEHGHLSMIVSAAPRFLFEGLMRGRMAMVGMALDLIVPPLALLSLVVIAALGASGLFALITGAVAPLLFALSIAVAMGVAVLLAWWRYGRQTLSAANLAMAVLYIFWKVPVYIGFLINRQVEWVRSKRDSE; the protein is encoded by the coding sequence ATGATTACTGTATTGAGCATTATTCTGTGCGCCGTGCTGGCGCTGCTGGCGATTCCCGTACTGGTGCTACTGGTGCAGTCGCTGCTGGCGGCCAAGCCGGCCGGCCCGGGTCCGGCCATGACCGGCCGCCGCCCCCGGGTAGCGGTGCTGGTACCGGCCCATAACGAACAGGACGGCATCGGCGCCACCTTGGCCACGCTGCTGCCGCAGATGCTTGCCGGCGACCGCGTACTGGTCGTGGCCGACAACTGCTCCGACAACACTGCCGGCGCCGCCCGCGCGGCCGGCGCCGAAGTGCGCGAACGCCACCATGCCGAACAGCGCGGCAAGGGCTATGCGCTGGACTTCGGCGTGCAATGCCTGGCCGAAGATCCGCCCGAAGTCATGCTCATCGTCGATGCCGACTGCCTGGTCGAGCCGGGCGCCATCGACCGCCTGGCGCGCACCGCGCTGGCCAGTGGCCGGCCGGTGCAGGCGCTGTACCTGATGCGCTCGCCTGCTGGCAGCGGCCCGATGAAGAAAATCGCGGAATTCGCCTGGACCGTGAAAAACCTGGTGCGCCCGCTCGGCTTCCTGCGCCTGGGCATCCCCTGTCCGCTGATGGGCAGCGGCATGGCCTTCCCGTGGTCGGTGATCAGCACCGCTTCGCTGGCCAATGGCCACATCGTCGAAGACATGAAGCTGGGCATGGACCTGACCCGCGCCGGCACGCCGCCGCTGTTCTGCCCGTACGTGCTGGTCTCGAGCACCTTCCCCAGCAGCGACGCCGGCACCCAGAGCCAGCGCCGCCGTTGGGAACACGGCCACCTGAGCATGATCGTCTCGGCCGCGCCACGCTTCCTGTTCGAGGGTCTGATGCGTGGCCGCATGGCCATGGTCGGCATGGCGCTCGACCTGATCGTGCCGCCGCTGGCGCTGCTGTCGCTGGTGGTGATCGCTGCGCTGGGCGCCAGCGGCCTGTTCGCACTGATTACCGGCGCGGTTGCGCCACTGCTGTTTGCGCTGTCGATCGCCGTGGCGATGGGCGTGGCCGTGCTGCTGGCCTGGTGGCGCTACGGCCGCCAGACCCTGAGCGCGGCCAACCTGGCAATGGCAGTGCTGTATATTTTCTGGAAGGTGCCGGTCTATATCGGCTTCCTGATCAACCGCCAGGTCGAATGGGTGCGCTCCAAGCGCGACAGCGAATAA
- the galE gene encoding UDP-glucose 4-epimerase GalE, with product MKVLVTGGAGYIGSHTCVELLHAGHDIVIVDDLSNSTADVVERVTTLGGRAPVFIEADIRDRAAMEQVFAAHAVDAVIHFAGLKAVGESVAQPLRYYDVNVHGSIVLLETMARHNVRKIIFSSSATVYGDPDTVPIREESALRTTNPYGASKLMVENIMRDHAKAAPDWGIVLLRYFNPVGAHESGLIGEDPRGIPNNLMPFIAQVAEGRRERLSVFGDDYPTTDGTGMRDYIHVVDLAIGHVKALNKLDDNHGVLTYNLGTGAASSVLDMVRAFERACGKTIPYKIEPRRAGDIAVCYAATDVAERELGWKAQRNIEQMCADTWRYQRSLIR from the coding sequence ATGAAAGTTCTGGTTACCGGCGGCGCCGGCTACATTGGCTCCCATACCTGCGTCGAACTGCTGCACGCCGGTCACGACATCGTGATCGTTGACGACCTCTCCAACAGCACGGCCGATGTGGTCGAGCGCGTGACCACGCTGGGCGGCCGCGCGCCGGTCTTCATCGAGGCCGACATCCGCGACCGCGCTGCCATGGAGCAGGTATTTGCCGCCCACGCAGTGGACGCGGTGATCCACTTCGCCGGCCTCAAGGCGGTCGGTGAATCGGTGGCGCAGCCGCTGCGCTACTACGACGTCAATGTCCACGGCAGCATCGTGCTGCTGGAAACCATGGCCCGCCACAACGTCAGGAAAATCATTTTCAGCTCGTCCGCCACGGTGTACGGCGACCCGGACACCGTGCCAATCCGCGAAGAATCCGCGCTGCGCACCACCAATCCGTACGGCGCCTCCAAGCTGATGGTGGAAAACATCATGCGCGACCACGCTAAAGCTGCGCCCGACTGGGGCATCGTGCTGCTGCGCTACTTCAACCCGGTGGGCGCTCACGAAAGCGGCCTGATCGGCGAGGATCCGCGCGGCATTCCCAACAACCTGATGCCGTTCATCGCCCAGGTGGCCGAAGGCCGCCGCGAGCGCCTGTCCGTGTTTGGCGACGACTACCCCACCACCGACGGCACCGGCATGCGCGACTACATTCACGTGGTGGACCTGGCCATCGGCCATGTCAAGGCGTTGAACAAGCTCGACGACAATCACGGCGTGCTGACCTACAACCTCGGCACCGGCGCCGCCAGCAGCGTGCTCGACATGGTGCGCGCTTTTGAGCGTGCCTGCGGCAAAACCATCCCGTACAAGATCGAACCACGCCGAGCCGGCGACATCGCCGTATGCTACGCTGCCACCGACGTCGCCGAGCGCGAGCTGGGCTGGAAGGCGCAGCGCAACATCGAGCAAATGTGCGCCGACACCTGGCGCTACCAGCGTAGCCTGATACGCTAA
- a CDS encoding glycosyltransferase family 4 protein, whose amino-acid sequence MKIAYLINQYPKVSHSFIRREILALERQGFEVERFALRGWADQLVDAEDLREREKTRYLLRDGAPALVKAMLGELVRAPGSFLGAAKLALRMARRADRPLPLHLIYLAEACRMLGWMRKSGVRHLHAHFGTNPAEVAMLARALGGPAYSFTVHGPEEFDKPEFLHIKEKIARSAFVVAISSFGRSQLFRWIPYTDWPKVEIVHCGLEPAFHAGPAVPPPAAPRLVCVGRLCEQKGQLLLVRAVAQLVARGVAVELVLAGDGEMRSEIETLIARHQLHNVVRITGWISSDQVREEILASRALALPSFAEGLPVVVMESMTLRRPVLTTYVAGIPELVRDGENGWLIPAGDVDAVAAGLERVLATPLDQIAIMGERAHLRAVERHSIDTEAAKLAVLIKRGQ is encoded by the coding sequence ATGAAAATAGCTTACCTCATCAATCAGTACCCCAAAGTCAGCCATAGTTTTATCCGTCGTGAAATCCTCGCACTCGAACGCCAGGGCTTCGAGGTCGAGCGTTTTGCGCTGCGCGGCTGGGCCGACCAGTTGGTTGATGCCGAAGATTTGCGTGAACGCGAAAAAACCCGCTACCTGCTGCGCGACGGCGCGCCAGCCCTGGTCAAGGCCATGCTCGGCGAACTGGTACGCGCACCGGGATCCTTCCTCGGCGCCGCCAAGCTGGCACTACGCATGGCGCGCCGTGCCGACCGGCCGTTACCGTTGCACCTGATCTACCTGGCCGAAGCGTGCCGCATGCTGGGCTGGATGCGCAAGTCTGGCGTGCGCCACCTGCATGCTCATTTCGGTACCAATCCGGCCGAGGTGGCCATGCTGGCGCGCGCGCTCGGTGGCCCGGCCTACAGCTTTACGGTTCACGGACCGGAAGAATTCGACAAGCCCGAGTTTTTGCACATCAAGGAAAAGATTGCCCGTTCCGCCTTCGTGGTGGCGATCAGCAGCTTTGGCCGTAGCCAGCTGTTTCGCTGGATTCCGTACACCGACTGGCCGAAAGTGGAAATCGTTCATTGCGGTCTGGAGCCGGCGTTCCATGCCGGTCCCGCCGTGCCGCCGCCAGCCGCGCCACGGCTGGTCTGTGTAGGCCGCTTGTGCGAACAGAAGGGCCAGCTGCTGCTGGTGCGCGCCGTGGCGCAACTGGTCGCGCGCGGCGTCGCCGTGGAACTGGTGCTGGCCGGTGATGGCGAAATGCGCAGCGAGATCGAAACCCTGATTGCGCGCCACCAGTTGCACAATGTCGTACGCATCACCGGCTGGATCAGCAGCGACCAAGTGCGCGAGGAAATCCTGGCATCGCGCGCGCTGGCCTTGCCGAGCTTTGCCGAGGGCCTGCCCGTGGTGGTCATGGAATCGATGACGCTGCGTCGCCCGGTGCTCACCACTTACGTGGCCGGCATTCCTGAGCTGGTGCGTGACGGCGAAAACGGCTGGCTGATCCCGGCAGGCGATGTCGATGCCGTCGCTGCCGGCCTCGAGCGTGTGCTCGCCACGCCGCTCGACCAGATCGCGATCATGGGCGAACGCGCCCACCTGCGCGCGGTCGAGCGCCATTCGATCGATACCGAAGCGGCCAAGTTGGCTGTGCTGATCAAGCGTGGCCAGTGA
- a CDS encoding acyltransferase family protein, whose product MPEPALATPHGGHLSVLDGWRGLSILLVLAAHLLPLGPHYLLLNHSAGVFGMVIFFTLSGFLITSFLLRDQRIGGFLVKRFCRVLPLAWLYMIIALLLIPAPLSRWASHLLFYANLPLEQAMPNDLAPMTEHLWSLCMELQFYVGVALLVAILRGRGLLLLPFIGVGFTILRVWDGVIASSVSYYRIDEILAGCTLALVYHGSFGKHARDILRVVPLWPVSVLLVFSSMPQGMWLNFLRPYFAMLLVGGTLMQPTSSMVHGLDNRPLVFVAGISYALYVIHPMLNFTWLGSGDVIVKYLKRPLLFAVLFILAYCSTRFYESWFMKHGKHWADVVNGWFGASRSRMPAVAITADVVADAAPEEALRESVDPVVEEKALSEAEIRS is encoded by the coding sequence ATGCCCGAGCCTGCTTTAGCCACGCCGCACGGGGGCCATCTTTCGGTCCTCGACGGCTGGCGTGGCTTGAGCATTTTGCTGGTGCTGGCTGCGCACCTGCTGCCACTGGGTCCGCATTATCTTTTGCTCAACCACAGTGCCGGGGTCTTCGGCATGGTGATTTTCTTTACGCTGTCGGGCTTTCTGATTACCTCGTTCCTGCTCCGGGATCAGCGCATCGGCGGTTTCCTGGTCAAACGTTTTTGCCGGGTATTGCCGCTGGCCTGGCTGTACATGATCATCGCGTTGCTGCTGATACCGGCGCCGCTTTCCAGGTGGGCAAGCCACCTGTTGTTCTACGCCAACCTGCCGTTGGAGCAGGCCATGCCCAACGACCTGGCGCCCATGACCGAGCATCTGTGGAGCTTGTGCATGGAGCTGCAGTTTTACGTCGGCGTGGCGCTGCTGGTGGCGATCCTGCGCGGACGGGGCCTGTTGTTGCTGCCGTTCATAGGAGTAGGTTTTACCATCCTGCGCGTCTGGGACGGCGTGATCGCATCGAGTGTCAGCTACTACCGTATCGATGAAATCCTGGCGGGATGTACACTGGCCCTGGTCTATCACGGCAGTTTCGGCAAGCATGCACGCGATATCCTGCGCGTGGTGCCGCTCTGGCCAGTGTCGGTGCTGCTGGTCTTTTCCAGTATGCCGCAGGGCATGTGGCTCAATTTCCTGCGTCCTTATTTCGCCATGCTGCTGGTGGGCGGTACGCTGATGCAGCCCACCTCCAGCATGGTGCACGGCCTGGATAATCGTCCCCTGGTATTTGTCGCGGGGATTTCGTATGCGCTCTACGTAATCCATCCGATGCTGAACTTCACCTGGCTGGGCAGCGGCGACGTGATAGTCAAATACCTGAAACGACCACTGTTGTTCGCCGTGTTGTTCATACTTGCCTATTGTTCGACCAGGTTTTACGAAAGTTGGTTCATGAAGCACGGCAAGCATTGGGCCGACGTGGTCAATGGCTGGTTCGGCGCCAGCAGGTCGCGCATGCCAGCCGTTGCTATCACCGCTGACGTTGTCGCAGACGCGGCACCCGAGGAAGCGTTGCGTGAATCGGTCGACCCGGTGGTGGAGGAAAAAGCCCTGTCCGAGGCCGAAATCCGGTCGTAA
- a CDS encoding O-antigen ligase family protein yields the protein MPALLKSPAWRSLKAPDFIKNPFRLVYVMVVLAVCLAGLLGAATPILVDLMGGSLSKLVALPAAMVFGLLVIYDRKLTLLLIVVLRAGGDNALEFTRFSLGGYMVGIGGVINAIVILLALLLVFERPKVLPGRAYMAWVPFLLVLIFGAIHSPFTGESIRLFLQQLSYFAMFVGGYQCVSDRDSFRHMMRLVVWSSAIPVLYSFVDIALHFGGGFRLESTFAHPNVLAFYLTVIIVVAFYLFKTMPVTASGAARLGLGAYLLLLLMLLLLTKTRSAWLATAVGFGLYALIFERRYLVYMVVLGVGALFVPGIGDRLLDLGQGNEVATYAVLNSYAWRVYLWECAFGYMSPLNYLSGLGLQTFQEYSPIFFPLAGKTKFGAHSVYVQLIFELGVIGLLAFLWQSLSMIRQLTALLKIDKMAAFSLVLIVLSFLICSYSDNMFYYLSYNWYLWFAVGAGCALGRVMAATPVKSASQAAPMSAPYQSAVQPRY from the coding sequence ATGCCCGCGTTGCTGAAAAGCCCTGCGTGGCGCTCGTTGAAGGCGCCCGATTTTATCAAGAACCCGTTCCGCCTGGTCTACGTGATGGTGGTGCTGGCAGTATGCCTGGCCGGTTTGCTGGGTGCGGCCACGCCCATCCTGGTGGACCTGATGGGCGGCAGCTTGTCCAAGCTGGTGGCATTGCCAGCGGCGATGGTGTTCGGACTGCTGGTGATTTACGACCGCAAGCTCACGCTGCTGCTCATTGTCGTGCTGCGCGCGGGAGGAGATAACGCGCTCGAGTTCACCCGCTTTTCGCTGGGCGGCTACATGGTTGGCATCGGTGGCGTGATCAATGCCATCGTGATTCTGCTGGCATTGCTGCTGGTGTTCGAACGGCCCAAGGTGTTGCCCGGCCGTGCCTACATGGCGTGGGTACCGTTCCTCCTGGTTCTCATCTTTGGCGCGATACATTCGCCGTTCACTGGCGAATCGATACGTCTGTTCCTGCAACAGCTGTCGTATTTTGCGATGTTCGTGGGCGGCTACCAGTGCGTCAGCGACCGCGATAGTTTCCGTCACATGATGCGGCTGGTGGTATGGTCCTCGGCGATTCCAGTGCTGTATTCGTTTGTCGATATCGCGCTGCATTTCGGCGGCGGCTTCCGCTTGGAAAGTACGTTCGCCCACCCCAACGTGCTGGCGTTCTATCTGACCGTGATCATCGTCGTGGCCTTCTACTTGTTCAAAACCATGCCGGTGACTGCCAGCGGCGCTGCGCGCCTGGGGCTGGGCGCCTACCTGCTGTTGCTGCTGATGCTGCTGTTGCTCACCAAAACCCGTAGCGCCTGGCTGGCGACGGCTGTCGGCTTCGGGTTGTACGCGCTGATTTTCGAGCGCCGCTACCTGGTCTACATGGTGGTGCTTGGTGTCGGTGCGCTGTTTGTCCCCGGCATCGGCGATCGCCTGCTCGACCTGGGGCAGGGCAACGAGGTGGCTACCTATGCCGTGCTGAACTCTTACGCCTGGCGCGTTTACCTGTGGGAATGCGCGTTTGGCTATATGTCTCCCCTCAACTATTTGTCGGGACTGGGACTGCAAACTTTCCAGGAGTATTCGCCGATCTTCTTCCCGCTCGCTGGCAAGACCAAGTTCGGTGCTCACAGCGTTTACGTTCAGCTGATTTTCGAGTTGGGTGTCATCGGCCTGCTCGCCTTCCTGTGGCAATCCCTCAGCATGATCCGTCAATTGACGGCGCTGCTGAAGATCGACAAGATGGCAGCGTTCTCGCTGGTCCTGATCGTTCTGAGTTTCCTGATCTGCTCCTACAGCGACAATATGTTCTATTACCTGTCATATAACTGGTACCTGTGGTTCGCAGTGGGCGCCGGCTGCGCGCTGGGGCGCGTCATGGCGGCAACGCCGGTCAAGTCGGCCTCGCAGGCGGCCCCGATGTCGGCGCCATACCAGTCGGCTGTTCAGCCTCGTTACTGA
- a CDS encoding glycosyltransferase family 2 protein gives MAKIDVLLPVKNGVDFLAESLDSLQAQTVQDWRVLVLDHGSTDGSREMVERYHERDPRIELHSFPEAQGLSGLLNCGLDLADCDYVLRHDADDVCFPERMAVSLAAFAAQPDCVAIGGQADVIDAAGANIGEMSMPIGTARVAAASLFRNPIAHPTSMLRFDEVRRMGVRYGIDMLKVLPPQHSLEVPSLAEDYFLFGQLAIQGRCANVPEKLIRYRWHGNNVSATRFMDQMEVSLHVSRFLVRAFCTMHQLPYFDPAPFCNHGGILMDVDGQRNFDAEFERMANVLRRGLGQSDELERELTYRKTISTRHEASLLWRYNRFRAANAPETGEWNAVRSWLIRRFPGKRRMSVSAQLA, from the coding sequence GTGGCAAAGATAGACGTATTGTTGCCGGTTAAAAACGGCGTCGACTTCCTGGCGGAGTCGCTCGACAGCCTCCAGGCGCAGACCGTCCAGGATTGGCGCGTTCTGGTACTCGACCATGGCTCTACCGACGGCAGCCGCGAGATGGTGGAACGTTACCACGAGCGCGATCCGCGCATCGAACTGCATTCGTTCCCCGAAGCGCAGGGATTGTCCGGCCTGCTCAATTGCGGCCTCGACCTGGCTGACTGCGACTACGTGTTGCGCCATGATGCCGACGACGTCTGTTTTCCCGAGCGCATGGCCGTCAGCCTGGCCGCGTTTGCCGCCCAGCCCGACTGCGTGGCCATCGGCGGCCAGGCCGACGTGATCGACGCGGCTGGCGCCAATATCGGCGAAATGAGCATGCCAATCGGCACCGCGCGCGTTGCCGCTGCCAGCCTGTTCCGTAATCCGATCGCCCACCCGACGTCGATGCTGCGCTTCGACGAAGTGCGCCGCATGGGCGTGCGTTACGGCATCGACATGCTCAAGGTGCTGCCGCCGCAGCACAGCCTGGAAGTGCCGTCGTTGGCCGAGGATTATTTTTTGTTCGGCCAACTGGCGATCCAGGGCCGCTGCGCCAATGTGCCCGAAAAGCTGATTCGCTACCGCTGGCATGGCAACAACGTCAGCGCCACCCGGTTCATGGACCAGATGGAGGTGTCGTTACATGTGTCACGTTTCCTGGTGCGCGCGTTCTGCACCATGCACCAGTTGCCGTATTTCGACCCTGCACCATTTTGCAACCATGGCGGCATCCTGATGGACGTCGACGGCCAGCGCAATTTCGACGCTGAATTTGAGCGCATGGCCAACGTACTGCGGCGCGGGCTGGGCCAGTCGGACGAACTCGAACGTGAGCTCACCTACCGCAAAACCATTTCCACGCGGCACGAAGCCAGCCTGCTGTGGCGCTACAACCGTTTTCGCGCCGCCAATGCCCCAGAGACCGGCGAATGGAACGCGGTGCGTTCCTGGCTGATCCGTCGCTTTCCCGGCAAACGCCGCATGAGCGTATCGGCCCAGTTGGCCTGA
- a CDS encoding glycosyltransferase family 2 protein: MTFSVVIPVYNGAAFIADTVRTVLAQTCSDFELIVVNDGSRDDTMGQLAQFGDAVRVISIPNGGVSNARNVGIAASQGRLIAFLDADDLWSSDKLAVQLALLERHPEVGFLACNYTVIDHSIGGPVAHFDQFRGDPDIVFDTVMHDPLKALVKANFVGTCSNVVIRREVLARAGQFDPRYRQAEDYDLWLRCADVGAFLLQSQVLVDKTSHETNLTNNFVETLQCHERVLVALLDSPLVGKRPALAPAVRHEIVGLRYDIGHRMFNRGQSRSGFGYYWSALQAEGSVANVVSFLRHSVQKLGRLTLEALHLRTPYRG; the protein is encoded by the coding sequence GTGACTTTTTCCGTCGTCATTCCTGTCTATAACGGCGCGGCCTTTATTGCCGATACGGTCAGGACGGTGCTTGCGCAGACCTGCAGCGACTTCGAACTGATCGTGGTCAACGACGGCTCGCGTGATGATACGATGGGCCAGCTGGCCCAGTTCGGCGATGCGGTCCGCGTCATCAGCATCCCCAACGGTGGCGTGTCGAATGCGCGCAACGTCGGCATCGCCGCCAGCCAGGGCAGGCTGATCGCCTTTCTTGATGCTGACGACTTATGGTCTTCCGACAAGTTGGCAGTACAGTTGGCCTTGCTTGAGCGTCATCCCGAAGTGGGCTTTCTGGCCTGTAATTACACGGTGATCGACCATTCGATCGGCGGCCCGGTCGCGCATTTTGACCAGTTCCGGGGCGATCCCGACATCGTTTTCGACACCGTGATGCACGACCCGCTCAAGGCGCTGGTGAAAGCCAATTTCGTCGGTACCTGCTCGAACGTGGTGATCCGCCGCGAGGTGCTGGCACGGGCAGGGCAGTTCGATCCGCGCTACCGCCAGGCTGAAGACTACGACCTGTGGTTGCGCTGCGCCGATGTCGGCGCCTTCCTGTTGCAGTCGCAAGTGCTGGTGGACAAAACCTCGCATGAGACCAACCTGACCAACAATTTCGTTGAAACGCTGCAATGCCATGAGCGGGTGCTGGTGGCATTGCTCGATTCGCCGCTGGTCGGCAAGCGCCCGGCGCTGGCGCCGGCGGTGCGCCACGAGATCGTCGGGCTGCGTTACGACATCGGTCACCGCATGTTCAATCGCGGTCAGTCGCGCAGTGGTTTTGGCTACTACTGGTCGGCGCTGCAGGCAGAAGGCTCTGTCGCCAACGTGGTGTCGTTCTTGCGCCATAGCGTCCAGAAGCTGGGCCGGCTGACACTCGAGGCGCTGCATCTGCGCACGCCGTATCGCGGCTAA
- the xrtB gene encoding exosortase B encodes MAHTLNPTATPSPSPAALAPWLVLLAGLAALYVPTLIDLFHGPWSSDRNAHGPIVMTVAFGFLYFRTRQLISQKMFERNPKPALGYPVVALGLLCYVLGRSQQVHVLEVGSLILVLAGLMIALFGVRTWSRMWFAFFFMMFMIPLPASIVDVVTLPMKIAVSAATEHLLYWMNYPIARSGVILTIGHYQLLVADACAGLNSLFTLEALGLLYMNLVRHPSLVRNVLLAMLIIPISFAANTIRIIFLSLITYHFGDAAGQGFLHGFSGLVLFLSALLLIIGVDSALSWMVRRGGASDEGAGLQLPSLAPGAWAQLGQIATRPAVLLLAGMLLAVGGAWALTPKFTPNPQTIDLAASVPTRFGDWRELQGVVTQAELSTAEDGGRSLEQPYDDVLMRTYVNSQGQQVMLALAYAKEQRQDVKLHLPEICYPAQGYKVMSLSPAPLTMSAGAPALPGKHMLATGQGRLEAVTYWTRISDAYPQGGFAMRMQIFRDGLRGKVADGILVRASMLVRDDTEAPAAYVVQQEFLRQLVAASDARGHALVVR; translated from the coding sequence ATGGCTCATACGCTCAACCCTACCGCGACACCTTCGCCTTCGCCTGCTGCGCTCGCTCCTTGGCTCGTGCTGCTGGCCGGCCTGGCGGCGCTGTATGTACCGACGTTGATCGACCTGTTCCATGGACCGTGGAGTTCGGACCGCAATGCGCACGGCCCGATCGTCATGACCGTGGCCTTCGGTTTCCTGTATTTTCGAACCCGCCAGCTGATTTCGCAGAAGATGTTCGAGCGCAATCCGAAGCCCGCCCTGGGCTACCCGGTCGTGGCGCTGGGCCTGCTGTGCTACGTGCTGGGCCGTTCGCAGCAAGTGCATGTGCTGGAAGTCGGTTCCCTGATCCTGGTGCTGGCTGGCCTGATGATTGCGCTGTTCGGCGTGCGCACCTGGAGCCGCATGTGGTTCGCGTTCTTCTTCATGATGTTCATGATTCCGCTGCCGGCATCGATTGTCGACGTGGTGACCTTGCCGATGAAGATCGCCGTGTCGGCTGCCACCGAACACTTGCTGTACTGGATGAACTATCCGATCGCGCGCAGCGGCGTAATCCTTACCATCGGCCATTACCAACTGCTGGTGGCCGATGCTTGCGCCGGCCTGAATTCGCTGTTTACGCTTGAAGCGCTGGGCCTGCTGTACATGAACCTGGTACGCCATCCTTCGCTGGTGCGCAACGTATTGCTGGCCATGCTGATTATCCCGATCTCGTTTGCCGCCAATACCATCCGCATTATTTTCCTGTCGCTCATCACGTATCATTTCGGCGATGCAGCCGGCCAAGGTTTCCTGCACGGTTTTTCGGGACTGGTACTGTTCCTGTCGGCGCTGCTGCTGATCATCGGCGTCGATAGTGCATTGAGCTGGATGGTCCGCCGTGGCGGCGCCAGCGACGAAGGCGCCGGTCTGCAACTGCCATCTCTGGCACCGGGCGCCTGGGCGCAACTGGGCCAGATCGCCACCCGTCCTGCCGTCCTGCTGCTGGCTGGCATGTTGCTGGCAGTAGGGGGCGCCTGGGCCCTTACGCCGAAGTTCACGCCGAATCCGCAAACTATCGACCTGGCCGCCAGCGTGCCAACCCGCTTTGGCGACTGGCGCGAGCTGCAGGGCGTGGTCACCCAGGCCGAGCTGTCCACCGCCGAAGATGGCGGTCGCAGCCTTGAGCAACCGTATGATGACGTGTTGATGCGCACCTATGTCAACAGTCAGGGCCAGCAGGTCATGCTGGCGCTGGCCTACGCCAAGGAGCAGCGCCAGGACGTCAAGCTGCACCTGCCTGAAATTTGCTATCCGGCGCAAGGCTACAAGGTGATGTCGTTGTCGCCAGCACCCCTGACGATGTCGGCCGGCGCACCGGCGTTGCCGGGCAAGCACATGCTGGCTACCGGCCAGGGCCGGCTTGAAGCGGTCACGTACTGGACCCGCATCAGCGACGCCTACCCTCAGGGTGGTTTTGCGATGCGCATGCAGATTTTCCGCGATGGCCTGCGTGGCAAGGTTGCAGATGGCATCCTGGTGCGCGCATCGATGCTGGTACGCGACGACACCGAGGCGCCGGCGGCCTATGTCGTGCAACAGGAATTCCTGCGTCAACTGGTGGCGGCGTCCGATGCACGTGGTCACGCGCTGGTTGTACGCTGA
- the epsG gene encoding chain length determinant protein tyrosine kinase EpsG — translation MNQNPPIQPYIVTDMREKSSASSVPDRSIGAILIKMGRLSVADAERVMRHQVERNVRFGDAALALGVLTEADIEFALSRQYDYPYLLRGESAISESVVAAYEPFTERVESLRALRNQLMWRWFDTGEERKALAVTGAERGDGRSFLAANLAVVFSQQGQRTLLIDADMRHPSQHEIFSLENRVGLSSVLSGRNSVEAVQRVSSLLDLSVLTAGAPPPNPSELLGRPALGQLLRTLADQYDVILIDTPAGGDSSDAQMVAGRTGAAVVVARQDVTHVGKVHDLVASLNEARVHVVGSVLNNF, via the coding sequence ATGAACCAGAATCCACCCATCCAACCGTATATCGTCACCGATATGCGTGAAAAATCGTCAGCCTCATCCGTGCCAGACCGCTCGATCGGCGCCATCCTGATCAAGATGGGCCGTCTGTCGGTGGCCGATGCCGAGCGTGTGATGCGGCATCAGGTCGAGCGCAATGTGCGCTTCGGCGACGCCGCGCTGGCGCTGGGTGTGCTGACCGAAGCCGACATCGAATTTGCGCTGTCGCGCCAGTACGACTACCCTTATCTTCTGCGCGGCGAAAGCGCCATCAGCGAATCGGTTGTCGCCGCCTACGAGCCGTTTACCGAGCGCGTGGAATCGCTGCGCGCCCTGCGCAACCAGCTGATGTGGCGATGGTTCGATACCGGCGAGGAACGTAAAGCGTTGGCCGTCACCGGCGCCGAGCGTGGCGACGGCCGCAGCTTCCTCGCTGCCAACCTGGCGGTGGTGTTCTCGCAGCAAGGCCAGCGCACGCTGCTGATCGACGCCGATATGCGCCACCCGTCCCAGCACGAAATCTTCAGCCTGGAAAACCGCGTCGGCCTGTCGTCGGTGTTATCCGGCCGTAATAGTGTCGAAGCGGTACAGCGCGTTTCCTCGTTGCTCGACCTGTCGGTACTGACTGCCGGTGCACCGCCGCCGAATCCGTCCGAATTGCTGGGCCGCCCGGCCTTGGGCCAGTTGCTGCGCACGCTGGCAGACCAGTACGACGTGATCCTGATCGACACGCCGGCAGGCGGCGATTCTTCCGATGCCCAGATGGTAGCCGGTCGTACCGGTGCCGCCGTGGTGGTGGCTCGCCAGGACGTGACCCACGTAGGCAAGGTGCACGACCTGGTCGCTTCCCTGAACGAAGCGCGCGTGCATGTCGTTGGTTCCGTACTCAACAATTTTTGA